The Blattabacterium cuenoti sequence CGATCCATTCCAAGTGGTTTTTAAGCTCTGGAAACCTTTTGTCTAGATAGTGGCCAGCTAACATGATAGAAAAAGTCCAAGCGAGTGCTCCTATAATATTATAGATCATAAATTTTTTAAAATCAACACGAATTGCACCTGCTACAATGGGTGCAAAAGTTCGAAGCATTGGAAGAAAACGGCTCATAATAAGTGCTGTTGTTTTATATTTGTTATAAAACAATTTGGCTATAATAAGATGTTTTTTCTTAAAAAGAAAGGTATCTTTTTTTTTATATAATAAATTTCCGGATTTATACCCTAACCAATACCCCAGCATATTTCCAAGAATAGCTACTCCTGCTACAATTAAAATTATTACAAAAAATGGGACATTATAAAAATTTCTGCATAAATCTTTTCCAAAAATTCCGGCAGTAAATAATAAAGAATCTCCTGGTAAGAAAAAACCAATAAAAAAACCCGTCTCTGCAAAAACAATTGCCAAAAGAATAAACAAAGCGGTATTTCCAAAATAGAAAAAAATCCATCTAGGATTGAACAAATGCTGAAAAAAATCCCAAAAATCTGACATTTTCAATAACGAATATGATTTTATTTCAAGAAAAGTAAAGTTAAATATTTCCGTTTTTTATTAGGAATATTCTCAAAATATAGGTTGAAAATATTTATTTTTACAGATATCAATGTGAATATTTATTTATGGAGTACTTGT is a genomic window containing:
- a CDS encoding DedA family protein, which gives rise to MSDFWDFFQHLFNPRWIFFYFGNTALFILLAIVFAETGFFIGFFLPGDSLLFTAGIFGKDLCRNFYNVPFFVIILIVAGVAILGNMLGYWLGYKSGNLLYKKKDTFLFKKKHLIIAKLFYNKYKTTALIMSRFLPMLRTFAPIVAGAIRVDFKKFMIYNIIGALAWTFSIMLAGHYLDKRFPELKNHLEWIVLLIVLMTTFPIIIKLRISKKKKVLI